The segment ACAGATATCCGGATTGGTCACCGGTAATGTCATTTAATAACACTTTTTCCGGAATATTAGCATAAAAGACAGGTTCGCCCGTTGTCAGCAAAAAACCTACTACACCTAAAGAATCACCAAGGTTTGATGATACAAATACAGTATCACCAACAATATGTAATCCGGCAGTTGAACTTAATACTTCACTTAAATATGTTTGCTGTCCCGAATTGTCTATTCTGACAATATTTCCGTCTCCCCAGTTTGATGCAAACCAGCAATCGGATATTGAGTCATAAACCACGCTTTCGGGGTTATTCAAAAGGTTTTGTGAAAAACCAATTACGCTTATCAGTGTAAAACTGATTATTAGATAAAATTTTTTCATATCTATAATATTTTGAGTGGTAATTTACTAATTCATTTGAAATTTTATTTAACCACAAGTTTTGACACTCTTTCCAAATTTTGTTTATAAATTAAAGTTGCTCTGTGTAATTGCACAATACCCAAATCATATGCTTTTTGATAGTTCTTTTTTGCAAGTTTAAATTGTTCGTTTTTTTCATTTTCATTTTCATATTCATATTATTTTGTATTAAAATTACATAAACTACTTTTACAAAGGTAGCAGTTCCAAGTGCTGCTGATATTGTCTTCGGCAGATGTCCAAAATCTGTATTATGATAGCTTTTACATTTTTTTTCCTATTTTATTAGAATTATTCGTTTTGCAGCAACCGGTTTGTTATCAATATTAAGGTTACAGAAATATATTCCCGGAGAAACAGGTTTTCCGGTATCATCTGTTCCGTTCCATATTATTGAATAATTGTTTCTCTTTTGTCCGTTTACAGGCTCATAATGAATCAAGCTTGAGGGAATATTTTTTATTTTTTGTCCCATCAAATTATAAATATTTAATTCTGTTTGTTCATTTTGTTCCTTGTTAATTTGAAAAGAAATAGTTGTACTTGAATTAAACGGATTAGGATAATTTTGCAACTTATACATTTGAGTTGCAGTGTTATTTAAATTGTCATCAATAGAATTTACGGAGCTTATTGTGATTATGACATTAGTTTCAAATACATAATCATAATCGGTAGTTAAAGATAAATTCAAAACTACATCTTGCGAAACAGCATCTTCAGAAATCTCAATCTCAAACGGATTATTAAAGTTCGAGATAATCTCATCGGGATTAATATTTCCAAAATTTACTGTAGGAGAACCAATGACAATATCCGGATTTGAACAGGAAATTGTTCCGGATACACCTGTTGAAATAAAATCTACAGATAAGTACAGTATTATTTCAACTGATTCTCCGGGTTCATTGATATCGTTGCCGTTTTCATCAAATTCCAATTGTTCTTCAATTGTAAAATCACCATAATTTTTGAATTCAAAATTTTCCACATCAACCTGCACTATATTATCGAAGTCACGATACAGAGAAAGATACATTACGTTTTCATTCAAATCAAAAAGATCAGACCACTGTGTTCCGTACGATATATTTCCCCAAGTCGGTAATTCCAAAATATCCAATCCGTTTCTCCAATCCGTGATAAGTCCGTTTTGATCTTCGAGAGCATTATAGAGCAGTTCATACCTATAGCATTGAGCAAATATTTCCGGTAACGGAACATTGTAAACCGGAGTATTTGTAAGAACCTGCCAGTCAACTTCAGGATAAATTATCATAAATTGACCGTCATGATATTCTAAAACGGCAGAGTTTCCACTACTGTCAGTTACCAGTAAATGATGACAAAGTGTATTTATACCATACATATTATCGACAATATTATAACTGTTTGTAATTTCGATGGCCTCTTCCACTGTGGCAGCATGATCCAAAATTTCTCTAACCCACCTTGTTAAGAAAATTGTCTGTTTTGTAGAATTAATCAGGACATCCACTACCTCTACATAAGCCAACGCGGTTGCAACTCCCGTTGAATTGAAACCATCAGCGGCAAAATAAGGGGCATGAAGTAATAATAAACTTTGTGAGTATGTGAGGTCATTAAAATTAGTTCCAACCGGAAGCCCAAGATCTGCCAATCTGTTTAGGGAAATAGATTCATAGCAACCGGGGGCACTGTATTTTCCTACCAGAACATCTTGCTGAGGATTATCAAAATTCCTTCCGAAAAAAATATTTTCAGGATCACCGATTCCCGAATATATGCTGCAACCAAAATCTTCAAATATTTGACTTTTCCCTCCCACATACAGATTATCAAGAGAATCCAGAATGTCCTCATAATCACCTGAATAATTGATTGTATGAAAATCTCCAAGATGTGAAAAACTGTTAATTGTGGCAATTGTATCAACCTTGTTTTTTTCATCAATTGAATGTTCCGTGAAATTTATGTTTTGTGAAAATAAATATATCGGAAAACAGTAAATTACAAATAAAATTGCGATTGCTTTTGTTTTGTTGAATTGAATTTTTAATATTTTCATCATTTTTTAATTTTTAATGAGTTTTTCTGTTAATATTTCTCCGGTAATATAGATTTTCAAAAAAATAACTCCGGCAGGCAAATCGGAAATATCAATTTCAGCATTATTTGATTTTATTGATGCAGTTTTCAGAAGTTTACCTGAAATATCGTATAAATTTATTGTTAACGGAAAATTAGTATGTTCGGGCAAATAAATTGATATGGTTTTGTTTGCAGGATTAGGAACTATTTTAAGCAAATCCTTATCATTTTTTTGAATTGAGCTGTTTGTATATAAATCGTTTTCCCACCATCTTATTACACCTGATTCCGAAGCTCCCGCAACAAAATCAAAATCACCGTCATCATCAATATCTGCTGTAAATGTTGGCCAAGGTCTGTTTAATTGATTATTAATAACTGTTTTAGTCCATGAAAAAGGTTGACCTCCTTGATTATACCATACAGAAAGTTCGTTTGACAGTATTCCTGAACCGAGAATATCATAGTCTTCATCATTATCAAAATCACAAGGAACAGCCCTTCCGGCAGATTCTAAATTTGCGATTGTTTCTTTTTCCCACAGAATAGGATTCCCTCCCTGATTTTTCCACCAAAAAATTTCACCTGCTTCGGGTACAGAAATCAGTATATCATTATCACCGTCTTCATCAAAATCAAAAGCATGAATATGATGACCTCCATCCGTATTGTCAATAATTTGAGAAGTCCATGCAATTGGATTACCGCCTTCGTTTAAATACAATACGGTTTTATGCCCTGTTCCTACAGCTGCAGCAATAATATCAAAGTCTTCATCATTGTCAATATCAATAACATAAACTGCTCTGCCTCCTGAAAAATCACCGTCAACAGTTTGCTCGTTCCATGATTTATCTGTTGATTGATACCAAACTTTTACTTGTCCGGTGGCAGAAACACCTGCGACATCAAGAAGTCCGTTATTGTCAATATCTGCTGCAAAAGCATCATGTGCATAAGTAAAATTACTTGTTATTGTGTTTTTTGTCCAATTCGGCGGATTATTATTGTCACTTGTAAAGTATGCAATTTCATCGGCACTTCCCCAGTCGGAAATAAGAATATCTGTATTCCCGTCATCATTAATATCAGTAGCTTGTAGAGACATAATATTAAGAAAAGTTTCATCTATTATATTTCTTGACCATGTTCCGTCGGTATTGTTTTTCCACCAACTAATACCTTCACCTCCTGCTCCTTGAGCATATTCCGAACCACAAATGACATCAAGACGACCGTCTTTATCAATATCTTCAACCGAAAGTGCAGAAGCGCCTCCAAAATCCTCATCAATTGAATGTTCTGTAAAGTTTATTTCTGTTTTTTTAAAATTTCGATTAATTTGTGAATATCCTGATTGAATAATAATTGTAATAAATATTACAAGTAATACTGATTGTAAGATGTTTAATTTCATTTCTTAATGGTTAAATGTAAATTTTCTAATTATGCTTTCCCCAAATTTATCTAAAAATAACTGATTATAAAAGAACAATATATATAATGAAGACAAAATGATACAAATGCATTAATTTGCCGGATATACACGACTTGCAGTCATTATTGTAAGCTTGGAAGATAAAATTTAAGTGTTGGCAGATTAAGCAGGAATTTTGCCATTTTTGAAGACTGAATTAAACCTTAAACAGATTGAATGAGATTGATGTAGATTGAATGAGATTGATTAGGCATTATTTCTTAAAAAATTATAAGAAAGAATATACAAAGACTGCCTTTACAGTATGAGCCCTAAAAAGAACCGGCAGAAAAAAGCAAAAAACTGCCGTAAAAATTGTTTGTTTATGAATTTAAAATGCTTTTAATTTTGAATTTATTGTTAGTTCAAAAATAAACTTAAAAAAGTTGTTATAAAAGAGTAATATACATAACAGGAATACAACTATACAAATATTCTTATTTATCTGATAAACATTACTAAAAGATGAAAAGTGAGTGTTTGCAGATTAAACATATATTTTGATATTGAAAAAGGCTGCCTTTACAGACAGCCTTTTATAAATTTAATTGTTAATAGAAAATTTTTAATCCCTCGGAAGTAATACATCAGAGGATGTTTTAATATTTGAATATGATTTTTCTGATTTTGATGCTGCAGGCGTTAAAACTGTAGTAACTTCATCTCCCCATGCATTAATATAATGATAAGTTATTACACCGGAAGCTTCATCAAGAGTTCCGTCAATAGGATATGTCATGCCCCAAGAATCCGTAAAATTACCTGATAAATTACCACATACATTAATGAATGCATTGTCATCTGCAAAACAATAGCCATATGCATCACAATACCATAATTCATACATCCCTGCGAAAGAATTTTCCATAGTATAATCTAATCCTCCGTCAAAAACAATAGTAACATCTGCTTCAATATCAACTGCAGGATTTGGTAATTGACCATCTGTATTAGTACCTGCAGATAAAGCAGTATAATCACCTGCAAGAGGCCCGTCCAAATCTTGAGGACAGGCAACATATGCAGAATAACTAAATCCTTGTCTTTGAGCAGCATTTCCTGCAGCATCTTGATCTAAGTTGTCAAATGTTGCAACTAATCCGTCAGTACCGGTTGCACTACATATAAAGTCAAATTTATCTCCTGCACCAAAATCACCTGTTGTTAGCCCTAATACACTTGCTATTTCAGTAGCTGAAAGGCTAATATCAACCGGAAATGAAGTGTATGACTTTAAATCAACAGTATCAGAAGTTACCCCTCCTGAAGTTCGAGCAACTTGTATATCATAACTTACTACATTTTCTGAAGGTGCATCAACAGTAGCTGTAAAAGCTGCATTTGCAAGATCAGTTGCATCCAAGACCGCATTTATTACATCCATAGTAACAAAAACTCCGTTTGGCACATCGTCAGGATTGATTACAAGCGTACTTGTGTCTTTACAAGAAGATGTAAATAAAAGTCCGGTTATAATTAAACCAATAATATATTTATAAAATTTCATATTTTTTAAATTTAAAAGTTAATTATTCAATATCACCTACAGTATTATTATCCCAAAATACTTGTGTAGCGGGTGTAGTTTTTTGATTGATTGATGAATTTAGATTCACACAATCACTTGGATAATATAATGTATAATAAAAAGCACCCGGATTTGGTTCTAATGCAGGTTGAAGATTAGAAGGATAAGTTGTTCTTCTAACCAAATTATACGTTTCAACTCCGTTACCAAATAAAGCAATATAATATTCTTTAGCAATTACATTTAAACGTTCTGCATTAGTAGTTGCAGCATCGTATAAAGTTCCGACTTCAGTTAAATAATCACTAATATCTCCGGCAGTTGCTGCATATGCAGCATCTACCATATCAGTTCTAAAACCGGTTACTTTGTCTATTGATTTTTGAACACCGCTTAAAAGTAATGTACGGGCATCACCTGTTGTACCAAGTGTTAAAGCAGCTTCTGCTAACATAAAATCGACAAAAGAAGATAACATAATTACTTCTAAGCCTGCTCCGCTTGCTCCGATATGATTCCTTGCAGCGTCACCTAAATCGTTATCAAATAAACCGCCTGCAGGATATAAACCAAACACAGTCCTTAAATCATTATCCGGTGGTATACCGTCATCATCTAAATGATCTCTTCCCCAATATCCGTCTGTCGCATGGCAAAATACCATATCGGGATCATAATGGGCCGGCAGATCGGTATTGATACACGGTAACTCATTTATATCAGT is part of the Bacteroidales bacterium genome and harbors:
- a CDS encoding linear amide C-N hydrolase, encoding MMKILKIQFNKTKAIAILFVIYCFPIYLFSQNINFTEHSIDEKNKVDTIATINSFSHLGDFHTINYSGDYEDILDSLDNLYVGGKSQIFEDFGCSIYSGIGDPENIFFGRNFDNPQQDVLVGKYSAPGCYESISLNRLADLGLPVGTNFNDLTYSQSLLLLHAPYFAADGFNSTGVATALAYVEVVDVLINSTKQTIFLTRWVREILDHAATVEEAIEITNSYNIVDNMYGINTLCHHLLVTDSSGNSAVLEYHDGQFMIIYPEVDWQVLTNTPVYNVPLPEIFAQCYRYELLYNALEDQNGLITDWRNGLDILELPTWGNISYGTQWSDLFDLNENVMYLSLYRDFDNIVQVDVENFEFKNYGDFTIEEQLEFDENGNDINEPGESVEIILYLSVDFISTGVSGTISCSNPDIVIGSPTVNFGNINPDEIISNFNNPFEIEISEDAVSQDVVLNLSLTTDYDYVFETNVIITISSVNSIDDNLNNTATQMYKLQNYPNPFNSSTTISFQINKEQNEQTELNIYNLMGQKIKNIPSSLIHYEPVNGQKRNNYSIIWNGTDDTGKPVSPGIYFCNLNIDNKPVAAKRIILIK
- a CDS encoding T9SS type A sorting domain-containing protein, whose amino-acid sequence is MKLNILQSVLLVIFITIIIQSGYSQINRNFKKTEINFTEHSIDEDFGGASALSVEDIDKDGRLDVICGSEYAQGAGGEGISWWKNNTDGTWSRNIIDETFLNIMSLQATDINDDGNTDILISDWGSADEIAYFTSDNNNPPNWTKNTITSNFTYAHDAFAADIDNNGLLDVAGVSATGQVKVWYQSTDKSWNEQTVDGDFSGGRAVYVIDIDNDEDFDIIAAAVGTGHKTVLYLNEGGNPIAWTSQIIDNTDGGHHIHAFDFDEDGDNDILISVPEAGEIFWWKNQGGNPILWEKETIANLESAGRAVPCDFDNDEDYDILGSGILSNELSVWYNQGGQPFSWTKTVINNQLNRPWPTFTADIDDDGDFDFVAGASESGVIRWWENDLYTNSSIQKNDKDLLKIVPNPANKTISIYLPEHTNFPLTINLYDISGKLLKTASIKSNNAEIDISDLPAGVIFLKIYITGEILTEKLIKN